The nucleotide window TAATTTTTTGATAAATATCTTATTGTGATTTTTTTATCTTTGCAAGCTTTTTTGAACCACTCTGTACATAAAATATTTTTTTTTAAATGATTAAAATAATTCTTAAAACTCATATTATAAAGTTTATTAATAAGTAAATAAAACGGGATTTTTTTCATTTTGTATTCTAACATAATGGCTTAAAAATTAAATATAAATAAAATGGAGGATTAATAGAAAGATAAGATAAGATAAGATAATAACTTTTTAATTGGAAAAAATAATTTTATCTAAAAAATTAAAAGGAAATTCTTTTATTATTTAATAATTATAAATAAATTTAAAGGAGAGATAAAATATGTTTAGTAATAGAAAAAATGAAAACAGAGTTTTATTTTTTATAAAATATGCACCTCTTGTTATAATACTTATGTTTAATTTTTTTATTTCATTTTTTTTGTACTTTAACCATAATGAATTATTTGACTATTACTATAAAGAATTGATTTTTTTCTCCATTTTTATCTTTTTTGTATCTTTATATAGTTCATTTTTTATAACTAACTTTTTAGAAAAATCTCTTTTAAAATATGTCAATGCTTTAATAGAAGAAAAAGAGAAAAATAAAAAAAAAGATTTTTTACTTTTTCAACAATCAAAATTATCAACAATTGGTGAATTATTAGGAAATATTGTTCATCAATGGAGACAACCTTTAAATGTTATAACCATAACAGCAAGTGGCATAAAAATGCAAAAAGAATTAGGAATTATTGATAATAAAAAAGAGATTGAATTACTTGAAAAAATTATGAATAATATAAATTATTTATGTCAAACTGTAGATGATTTTAGAGATTTTTATACACCTCATACACCTAAAAGTAATTTTTTGATTAGTAATTGTATTGATAAATGCTTAAAAATTATTAATTCTCAATTTTCAAATAACGGCATATCTATAAAAAAAGAGATTGAGGATTTTAAAATATTTGGTTTTGAAAATCAACTTATGCAAATTCTTATTAATTTATTTAATAATTCAATTGACAAATTTGAAGAAAGTGATATAAAAAACAGAATTATCAAAATAAAAACCTCTCAAACTAACTCCAATTTTTCTATATCAATTATAGATAATGCAGGAGGAATAAATGAAAAAATTTTAACTAAAATTTTTGAACCTTACTTCACAACAAAAGGAGATAAAAAAGGAACAGGAATTGGTTTATATATGTCTTTACAAATTATACAAAAAAGTTTTAATGGTATTATTTTGGTAAAAAATACACAATTTGAATACTTAAATAAAAATTATTTAGGTGCACTTTTTGAAATAGAACTACCAAAAACTCTAAATAGTGAATAAAAATAAAATTATTTTTATTCCATTCCAATTCTTAGAAATCCTGTAAATGCTGCATTATCAAAACTCACAGATTTATCTACATTTTTTTTCATCTCATTTAAAACTTTTTTATAAGCATCATAAAACTCAAAACTAGGAGTTGGTTTATAAACTAAATCTTTTATTTCAAAATATTTAAGTACATTTTTTGTAGTTGTAGGTTTTATAAAATACTCAACTTGTCTATCGTTATAGTATAAAACAACAGAGATTATCGTCCATTTTGCAAGATTATATTGAGCTAAAAACTCAACTAACCCCTCAAAACCATTTTTTTGATTTCCATGTAATAATTCATACAATTCTATACTTAACATATCTTTTTCATAAGAAGTCAGATTTGCTAACATATCTCTAAATTTTAGTTTATCAAACAATGAAACTAAAACAGATTTTTGAATAATTTTGAAAAAAGCATCAACAACTAAATTTGGATTAGAAAAATTCTCTTTTTTTAGATTTTCTTTTGTAAACTCTTCAAGTTTTGATGGATTAAACTTCTTCATAGTTGGAAAAAATTTTGCATCTTCAAAACCTGTTGGATAAAAAGTTAAAAACTCGGCTTCCATATCTTTTAGTTTTTCTAAATTCATATTAACTCTTTTTAAATGACATTATATAAGAAGATAAAATATCTATCACATCTACGTAATCTTGGATATTTTGAGTAGCTTTTGCAGATAAAATAGCACCTTCAATAGTTGAAGCTATATAAAGAGCTAATTTTGTTGTATCACACTCTTTCATCTCATTTTTTTGTATTGCAATATCCAAAATATCTTTTATGTTTTTTCTAAATGTTTGATATATTTCTTCCATCAAAACTTTGAAATCTTCATCAATATTTGACATCTCTTGTACAACATTTGCAATAGGACAACCTTTGTTAAAATCTCTTTTTGTTGTATCTTTTAAACCATCTATAAAAGCTTCTAAGTAACCTGATTCTAAAGTAAGTATCAAAGAATATCTTTGAACAAATCTTTCATAAATTTTCTCTTTTATACAAACCAATGCCATATCTTTTTTATTTTCAAAAAAATGGTACATTGAGCCTTTGTGTACTTTTGCATTTTTTAAAATAGTGGTAAGTGATGCACCTTGATAACCTTTTGAGTAGATTTCATCAAAGGCTGAATCTATTAAATTTTTTCTTGTATTATTTTCCATTTGGAATTATAACATTTTTTACTTGACAAACTGGTCAAGTTTTATTAAAATTAGAGTTGACCAACTTGTCAACAAAAATAAAGGAAATAAAATGCCAATTATAAAAACATATGAAACAAATGAAGCAACCGGTGAATTACTAGAAATTTATAATGAAATTATAAAAGTAAGAGGAAGTGTTGGAAATAATGCCAAACTATTTAGTTCAAGTCCTGAGCTTTTAAAACAGCAATTAGATTTTATAAAATATTACTCAACTCACCCTACTTTATCAATGCCATTACTTGCTAGTATTAGAATTTGTGTATCAAGCAAAGAAGAGTGTAATTTTTGTATCGATTTTAATACAGCAATGCTGGTAAATCATGCAAAATGGAGTCTTGAAGAAGTACAATCTATGAAAAAAGATTTAGATAGTTCAAAATTGACTCAAAAAGAAAATGCCCTTTTAAAATTTGTAATCAACTCTATGAAAAATCCTCACAAAGTAAATGAAAATGATATGAATGATTTAAGAAAGTTAGATTGGCAAGACAAAGATATAATAGATGCACTAAACCATGGAGCAAGAATGTTAGCAACAGATATTTTATTTAACGCCTTTAAAATTGATGATTATAAGGCTTAAGATTTCTAAGAAGTTTTGAAATTCAAAACTTCTTAGTTGATTAAATTAAGATTTTTTTACAAACTCTTGTTTTAACTTGATAGCTCCAACACCTGTAACTTTACAGTCGATATTGTGACCATCATTTCCCTCAACAAGTCTAATACCTTTGATTTTAGTACCAACTTTTATACCTGAAGAACTTCCTTTAACTTTTAAATCTTTTATAACAGTTACATCATCTCCATCTTGTAAAATAGTACCATTTGCATCTTTTACAACTAATGTATCACCATCACTACTCTCTACAGATGAATCCTGAGACCACTCATGTGCACACTCAGGACAGATATATAAATCTCCATCTTCGTAAGTATATTCACTTCCACATTTTGGACAGTTTGGTAATTGACTCATTATTTTCCTTTAAACATTAAATGCCCTATTATACAATAATAATGCTTTCTTATAATTTTAATAGTTTTTTAATCAAAAAATCACAACAGGTTTAATCAAATCTTTTGGCTTATCTTTCATTAAAAGTAAACCTTCTTCTATATGTTCCATACCATTAAATTTATGAGTAATAAGTTTTTTAGGACTTATTCTATTTGTTTGTATTAAAGAAGCTAATTTTTCCATTCTTAGTCTTCCGCCTGGCATCAAACCACCAACTATTGTTTTATGAGCCATTCCATTTCCCCACTCAACTCTTGGAATTTGAATAAAATCGCCACTACCTAAATAATTTACATTTCCTATTCTTCCACCAGGTTTTACTATTTTAACAGCTTGAACAAAAGTATCAGAATTTCCACCAGCAATGACAACTTTATCAACACCTTTTCCTTGTGTTTTTTCCATTATTTGCTCTACTATATCACCTTCTCGGTAATTAATAATATCAGTTGCTCCAAACTCTTTAGCTATTTCAACACATTTTGGTCTTGAACCAACAGCAAATAATTTAGAAGCACCTCTTAAAGCTGCTCCTGCAACTGCCATCAATCCAACTGGTCCAATTCCTATAACACAAACACTATCTCCAAACTGAACATCAGCAAGTTCTACACCATGAAAACCTGTAGGTACCATATCACATAACATTACAGCTTCTATTGGATCAACACCTTCTGGAATTAGTGCTAAATTTCCATCAGCATCATTTACATGAAAATATTCTGCAAATACTCCATCTTTGAAGTTTGAAAATTTCCAACCAGCAAGCATACCACCTGAATGCATAGAATAACCTCTTTGAGCTTCTAAACTATTCCAATCAGGAGTAATTGCTGGAACAACAACTTTATCACCGACTTTAAAATCTTTTACAAGTGAACCAACTTCTACTACTTCACCAACAGCTTCATGTCCTAAAATCATATTATGTCTATCACCTAAAGCACCTGCCCAAACAGTATGAACATCAGAAGAACAAGGTGAAACAGCAATGGGTTTTACTATTGCATCCATTACACCACACGTTGGTCTTTCTTTTTCAATCCATCCTATTTGCCCTATTTTTAACATTGCAAAACCTTTCATAATGGTTCTCCTCTTATAAGTAAAAATTATTATTTTAGTAATGTATCAAAACTATTATTAGTTTTTAGTTATTTATTACAAAAAAAATTATTTTTACCTATTTTTGCAATATTAAAGTGCTGATGCCATATTTAAATAATGATGTGCCATATATGAACTTCTTGCATATGGACTAGCTTTTACAAATTCAAATCCTAAATCATATGCCAATTTCTCATATCTTAAGAATTGCTCAGGTTTTACATATTCAATAACTTTTTCAAAATCTCCACTTGGTGCAAGATATTGACCTATACTTAAAAACTTACAACCAACAGCTAATAAATCTTTAAATACTTGTACCATCTCCTCTTCTGTTTCACCAAGTCCTACCATCAAAGCACTTTTTGTTTGTACTTTATCTCCACCAAGTTCTTTTAGTTTTTTTAATACTTCTAAACTTCTTTCATAAGTACCATTTCTTCTAATTCTATATAAACTAGGAACTGTTTCTACATTATGTCCAATAATAGTAGCACCTGAAGCTATAACTCTTTTAAGACTTTCAACTTTACCTTTAAAATCAGGAATTAATATCTCAACTTTTGTATCAGGAGATTTTTCTATAATATCTTGTGTCACTCTAAAAAACTGTTCTGCTCCACCATCAGGCAAATCATCTCTTGCAGGACTTGTAATAACTACAAATTTAAGTCCAAGTCTTAAAACTGATGTTGTAACTTTTTGTATCTCACTTAAATCAACTTCTGTTGGTTTTCCTGTTGTTACATTACAATATGTACATCTTCTAGTACAAATATTTCCTAAAATTAAAAATGTTGCATTTTTATTTGCAAAACATTCACTAATATTTGGACATTTTGCTTCTTGACAAATAGTATGAAGTCCACCAACATCTTTTAGTAAATTTTCCATTTCTACTTGTGTATGTGGAGTTAGTTTTTTTCTTAACCACTCAGGTTTTTTAAATTTTATCTCTTTAGTCATTTTTGTACCTTACATAATTCATTATATATATTTAATTCATTTTCATTTAATTGTGATTCTAAAAGTTCAGCATTAAAAGTTCGTTTAAATGCTTCTTTTAATTTTTCTATTGCTTCATCAAAAGTCAAATTTATAGAAAAATCTTCTAGACTTGCACCAAATTTTTCATCATTTTTTATACTTATTAAAGGGATTGAACCATGTTGAAAAATCACATTTTTTGCTCTTTTTTGTGCATTTCCACCAATCTTTCTTCCATTAACAATTATATCATAAGCTTCAAATCCAACTTGACAAAAAGGACTTTTACTTAAAACTATACTTTCAATATCTTTTGCAAAAGAGGCATTTAAACCTAAACTTTTGTAAAAATCAAGTATAAATGAGCAAATCAATTCATAAGTCTCTTTTACGTTCTTATTTTCTATAAAACTTGAAGGAATTACTAAAGAATACGAAATATCATGACCATGAAATAAGACTCCACCGCCTGTAATTCTTTTTGAAAAATTATTTTCATATTCTTTTAATAAATTATCATAGTCATTTAGATTTTGTCCTACACCAAATGTAATACCTTTTTCCCACGAATAAAGCCGTAAAATAGGCATACTATCATTTTTAAAAGATTTAAATAAAGCATTATCTATATTTGTGTTACCAATTGAGTTAATATTATGTGATATAATCAATCTAAATTTTTTATTAAATATCATCTATATTTATCCTAAAATAATTTATATAAGTGTATTATAATTTAAAGTTTATTAAAATTAGAAATTAATTATAAATTTTAAGATATTTTTTATAAAGGAGTTTTATGTCACAGTTAAATTTAGAAGATATTAATCCATTAGAAACACAAGAATGGATGGAGGCTTTAGATGCAATTATTGAAGAAGAAGGAGTAGAAAGAGCTCATTTCTTGCTAGAAAAATTAATTGATAAATCTAGAAGAAGTGGAGCTCACTTACCATATAGTGCTACAACAGCTTATATAAATTCAATTTCATTAAATGAAGAGCCAAAAATGCCAGCTAATATGGATATTGAAAGAAAAATCAGATCTATTATTAGATGGAATGCTCAAATTATGGTTCAAAGAGCATCAAAAAAAGGTTTAGAACTTGGAGGACATATAGCGTCTTTTCAATCTTCTGCTACATTATATGATGTTGGGTTTAATCACTTTTTTAAAGCACCAAATGAAAAAGATGGTGGAGATTTGATATTTTTCCAAGGACACATAAGCCCTGGTATTTATGCTAGAAGTTTTGTTGAAGGAAGAATTACTCAAGATCAAATGGATAATTTTAGACAAGAGGCGTTTAATGATGGATTATCTTCATATCCACATCCTAAATTAATGCCTTCATATTGGCAATTTCCAACTGTTTCTATGGGGCTTGGACCTTTACAAGCAATCTATCAAGCAAGATTTTTAAAATATCTTACTAATAGAGGGATAAAAGATTGTTCTGCTCAAAAAGTATATTGTTTTATGGGAGATGGTGAGTGTGATGAACCTGAATCACTTGGAGCGATTGGACTTGCTGGAAGAGAAGGTTTAGATAACTTAATCTTTGTTATAAATTGTAACTTACAAAGACTTGATGGACCAGTAAGGGGAAATGGAAAAATTATCCAAGAACTTGAAGGTGAATTTAGAGGTGCTGGATGGGAAGTTCTAAAAGTTATTTGGGGAAGTTTATGGGATCCACTTTTAGCTAAAGATAAATCAGGAAAACTTCTTGAACTTATGGAAAAAACAGTTGATGGTGAATACCAAAACTTTAAACAAAAAGGTGGAGCTTATACAAGAGAAAATTTCTTTAATAAATATCCAGAAACAGCGAAACTTGTAGAAAATATGAGTGACCATGAAATTTGGAAATTAAATAGAGGAGGACATGATCCTGTTAAAGTTTATGCTGCATTTAAAAAAGCAAATGAAACAGTAGGACGACCAACTGTAATCTTAGCTAAAACTGTAAAAGGTTATGGAATGGGAGCTGCAGCTGAGGGTATGAATATTGCTCACCAAGTAAAAAAAGTAGATACAGCTAACTTAATTCAATTTAGAGATAGATTTAATCTTCCAATATCTGATGAAGAAGTTGAATCATATTCATATTATAGACCAGCTGAAGATTCAGCAGAATTTAAATACATGCAAGAAAGAAGATCAAATCTTGGAGGATATGTACCTCAAAGAAGAGAAAAATTCTCTCAAAATCTACAGATTCCTGAATTAAGCGCATTTTCTGCAATTACAGATGGTAGTGGAGATAGAGAAATTTCAACAACTATGGCATTTGTAAGAGTATTAAATGTTTTAGTTAAAGATAAAAATATTGGTAAAAAAATTGTTCCTATTGTACCTGATGAAGCTAGAACTTTTGGTATGGAAGGTATGTTTAGACAAGTTGGTATTTATTCTTCTGTTGGACAAAAATATATCCCTCAAGATAAAGACCAAGTTGCATTTTATAAAGAAGATATTAAAGGACAAGTTTTACAAGAAGGAATTAATGAACTTGGAGCTATGAGTTCATGGATTGCTGCTGCTACTTCATATTCTGTAAATGATTGTCCAATGATTCCATTTTATATTTTCTACTCAATGTTTGGATTCCAAAGAACAGCAGATTTATGTTATGCAGCAGGTGATCAAAAATCAAGAGGTTTCTTAATTGGAGGAACAAGTGGTAGAACAACTTTAAATGGTGAAGGGTTACAGCACGAAGATGGACATTCTCATATCTTAGCAAATACTATTCCAAATTGTGTTACTTATGACCCAACTTATGGGTATGAAGTTGCCGTTATTGTTCAAGATGGTATGAATAGAATGTATGGAGAAAATCAAGAAGATGTTTTCTACTATATTACAACTTTAAATGAAAACTATGTACAACCAGCTATGCCAGAAGGTGTAGAAGAAGGAATTATCAAAGGTATTTATAAAGTTAAATCTTTAGAGGCAAAAAATAACTACAAAGTTAAATTACTTGGTTCGGGGTCAATCTTCCAAGAAGTTTTAAAAGCAGCAGATATTTTAGAAAAAGAGTATGGAATTTCAAGTGAAATTTACTCTGTAACTTCTTATAATGAACTTGCACGTGAAGCTCAAGATGTAGAGAGAAATAATTTATTAAATTTAGATAAAGAAGCACAAACTTCTTATGTAAATCAAGTTTTAGGTAATGATAGTGAAAATATTATCATTAGTGCAACTGATTACATCAAAACTTATTCAGAGCAAATTGCTCCTTTTGTAAAAGGAAGTTTCAAAGCTTTAGGTACAGATGGATTTGGTAGAAGTGATAGTAGAGCAAATTTAAGAAGTTTCTTTGAAGTTGATACAAACTTTATTGTTTATACAACATTAGCACAACTTTCAATAAATGGAAAAATTGATAAAAAAGTTGCTATAGATGCTATGAAAAAATATGAGATTGATGCAAATAAAATCAATCCAAGAAATGCATAAGGAGTAAAAAATGGCAAAAATTTATGATATTTTTATTCCTGATTTAGGTGCTGATAAAGATGTTGATTTAATCGACATAATGGTCAAAGTGGGTGATATTGTTGAAGTTGAAGATGGTTTAATCACACTTGAAACTGAAAAAGCTTCTATGGATGTTCCTACAACTCATGCTGGAATTATTAAAGAAATTTTAGTAAAAGTTGGAGATAAAGTAAATAGTGGTGATTTAATTGCTAGAGTTGAAGCGCAAGATGATTCAAGTGCTGATGAGCAAAAAGAAGAAATTGCGACACCTATAAAAGTTGAAGAATCAAAAGAAGAAGTTGTTGCTGTTCAAACTCCAACTCAATTTGTAAAAGAGCAATCTATTCAATCAGTTGTTGAAGAAGTAAGAGTTCCTGATTTAGGTGCTGATAAAGATGTTGATTTAATCGATGTTATGGTTAAAGTTGGCGATATTGTTGAAGCTGACCATGGTCTAATCACACTTGAAACAGAAAAAGCATCTATGGATGTTCCTGCTCCTTTTGGTGGAGAAATAATAGAACTATTTGTACAAGTAGGTCAAAAAATAAACAGTGGTGATTTGATTGCAAAAATGATTAAAACTGTAGTTATAGAAAACAAAGTTCCAACACCAGCATTTCAAACACAAACAACTCCCACAAAAGTAGAAAAAATAGTAAATTCTACTCCAACACTTCAAGAAGTAGCAGCAATTAGTATAGAAAAAGAAGATAGTAAGGTTCTTACTAAAAAAGCTACAAAAGTTTATGCAAGTCCAAGTGTAAGAAAAATAGCAAGAGAATTTGGTGTTGATTTAGGATTTGTAAAAGGAAGTGGTGAAAAAGGAAGAATCTTAAAAGAAGATATAAAAGCTTATGTAAAAGAGCAATTAAATAAACCTGCAACTGCTTCAAATATTGGTTTTGGATTTAACTTACCTGAATCAAAAGAGATAGATTTCTCTGTATTTGGTAAAGTTGAAAGAGTTGAACTGAGTCGTGTTCAAAAAGTTTCTGGACCATTTTTACATAAAAACTATTTATCTATGCCTCACGTTACACAATTTGATGAAGCTGATATTACTGAACTTGAAGAGTTTAGAAAATCACAAAATAGTATTGCAGTAGATTTCAAACTATCTCCTTTAGTATTTATTATAAAAGCTGTTACTAAAGCTTTACAAATTCATCCAAAATTCAACGCAAGTTTAAGTAATGATGGACAAGAGTTAATTATGAAAAAATACTTTAATATTGGAGTTGCTGTTGATACGCCAAATGGTTTATTAGTTCCAGTAATCAAAGATGTTGATAAAAAAGGTTTCAAAGATATTGCTATTGAATTAGCTGAACTCTCACAAAAAGCAAGAGATGGAAAATTAACAAGTGCAGATATGAGTGGTGGTTGCTTCACCATTTCAAGCCTTGGTGGAATTGGTGGAACATATTTCACTCCAATTATAAATGCTCCTGAAGTTGCAATTTTAGGTGTTTCAAAATCTTCTATTAAACCTGTATTTGATGGTAAAGAATTTAAACCAAAATTGATTTTACCATTAAGTTTATCTTATGACCACAAAGTAATTGATGGTGCAGATGGTGCTAGATTTACTACAACTTTATCACAGCTTTTAAGTGATATTAGATTACTAAGCTTATAAGGAGTTAAGATGACAGAAATAAAAACTCAAGTTTTAGTAATCGGAGCAGGTCCTGGAGGTTATTCAGCTGCTTTTAGATGTGCGGATTTAGGATTAGAAACAACTATAGTTGAGAGATACTCAACTTTAGGTGGAGTTTGTTTAAATGTTGGTTGTAT belongs to Arcobacter defluvii and includes:
- a CDS encoding sensor histidine kinase — encoded protein: MFSNRKNENRVLFFIKYAPLVIILMFNFFISFFLYFNHNELFDYYYKELIFFSIFIFFVSLYSSFFITNFLEKSLLKYVNALIEEKEKNKKKDFLLFQQSKLSTIGELLGNIVHQWRQPLNVITITASGIKMQKELGIIDNKKEIELLEKIMNNINYLCQTVDDFRDFYTPHTPKSNFLISNCIDKCLKIINSQFSNNGISIKKEIEDFKIFGFENQLMQILINLFNNSIDKFEESDIKNRIIKIKTSQTNSNFSISIIDNAGGINEKILTKIFEPYFTTKGDKKGTGIGLYMSLQIIQKSFNGIILVKNTQFEYLNKNYLGALFEIELPKTLNSE
- a CDS encoding TetR/AcrR family transcriptional regulator, giving the protein MENNTRKNLIDSAFDEIYSKGYQGASLTTILKNAKVHKGSMYHFFENKKDMALVCIKEKIYERFVQRYSLILTLESGYLEAFIDGLKDTTKRDFNKGCPIANVVQEMSNIDEDFKVLMEEIYQTFRKNIKDILDIAIQKNEMKECDTTKLALYIASTIEGAILSAKATQNIQDYVDVIDILSSYIMSFKKS
- a CDS encoding carboxymuconolactone decarboxylase family protein, with the translated sequence MPIIKTYETNEATGELLEIYNEIIKVRGSVGNNAKLFSSSPELLKQQLDFIKYYSTHPTLSMPLLASIRICVSSKEECNFCIDFNTAMLVNHAKWSLEEVQSMKKDLDSSKLTQKENALLKFVINSMKNPHKVNENDMNDLRKLDWQDKDIIDALNHGARMLATDILFNAFKIDDYKA
- a CDS encoding zinc ribbon domain-containing protein YjdM, whose amino-acid sequence is MSQLPNCPKCGSEYTYEDGDLYICPECAHEWSQDSSVESSDGDTLVVKDANGTILQDGDDVTVIKDLKVKGSSSGIKVGTKIKGIRLVEGNDGHNIDCKVTGVGAIKLKQEFVKKS
- a CDS encoding NAD(P)-dependent alcohol dehydrogenase produces the protein MKGFAMLKIGQIGWIEKERPTCGVMDAIVKPIAVSPCSSDVHTVWAGALGDRHNMILGHEAVGEVVEVGSLVKDFKVGDKVVVPAITPDWNSLEAQRGYSMHSGGMLAGWKFSNFKDGVFAEYFHVNDADGNLALIPEGVDPIEAVMLCDMVPTGFHGVELADVQFGDSVCVIGIGPVGLMAVAGAALRGASKLFAVGSRPKCVEIAKEFGATDIINYREGDIVEQIMEKTQGKGVDKVVIAGGNSDTFVQAVKIVKPGGRIGNVNYLGSGDFIQIPRVEWGNGMAHKTIVGGLMPGGRLRMEKLASLIQTNRISPKKLITHKFNGMEHIEEGLLLMKDKPKDLIKPVVIF
- the lipA gene encoding lipoyl synthase, translated to MTKEIKFKKPEWLRKKLTPHTQVEMENLLKDVGGLHTICQEAKCPNISECFANKNATFLILGNICTRRCTYCNVTTGKPTEVDLSEIQKVTTSVLRLGLKFVVITSPARDDLPDGGAEQFFRVTQDIIEKSPDTKVEILIPDFKGKVESLKRVIASGATIIGHNVETVPSLYRIRRNGTYERSLEVLKKLKELGGDKVQTKSALMVGLGETEEEMVQVFKDLLAVGCKFLSIGQYLAPSGDFEKVIEYVKPEQFLRYEKLAYDLGFEFVKASPYARSSYMAHHYLNMASAL
- a CDS encoding lipoate--protein ligase family protein, giving the protein MIFNKKFRLIISHNINSIGNTNIDNALFKSFKNDSMPILRLYSWEKGITFGVGQNLNDYDNLLKEYENNFSKRITGGGVLFHGHDISYSLVIPSSFIENKNVKETYELICSFILDFYKSLGLNASFAKDIESIVLSKSPFCQVGFEAYDIIVNGRKIGGNAQKRAKNVIFQHGSIPLISIKNDEKFGASLEDFSINLTFDEAIEKLKEAFKRTFNAELLESQLNENELNIYNELCKVQK
- the aceE gene encoding pyruvate dehydrogenase (acetyl-transferring), homodimeric type, whose product is MSQLNLEDINPLETQEWMEALDAIIEEEGVERAHFLLEKLIDKSRRSGAHLPYSATTAYINSISLNEEPKMPANMDIERKIRSIIRWNAQIMVQRASKKGLELGGHIASFQSSATLYDVGFNHFFKAPNEKDGGDLIFFQGHISPGIYARSFVEGRITQDQMDNFRQEAFNDGLSSYPHPKLMPSYWQFPTVSMGLGPLQAIYQARFLKYLTNRGIKDCSAQKVYCFMGDGECDEPESLGAIGLAGREGLDNLIFVINCNLQRLDGPVRGNGKIIQELEGEFRGAGWEVLKVIWGSLWDPLLAKDKSGKLLELMEKTVDGEYQNFKQKGGAYTRENFFNKYPETAKLVENMSDHEIWKLNRGGHDPVKVYAAFKKANETVGRPTVILAKTVKGYGMGAAAEGMNIAHQVKKVDTANLIQFRDRFNLPISDEEVESYSYYRPAEDSAEFKYMQERRSNLGGYVPQRREKFSQNLQIPELSAFSAITDGSGDREISTTMAFVRVLNVLVKDKNIGKKIVPIVPDEARTFGMEGMFRQVGIYSSVGQKYIPQDKDQVAFYKEDIKGQVLQEGINELGAMSSWIAAATSYSVNDCPMIPFYIFYSMFGFQRTADLCYAAGDQKSRGFLIGGTSGRTTLNGEGLQHEDGHSHILANTIPNCVTYDPTYGYEVAVIVQDGMNRMYGENQEDVFYYITTLNENYVQPAMPEGVEEGIIKGIYKVKSLEAKNNYKVKLLGSGSIFQEVLKAADILEKEYGISSEIYSVTSYNELAREAQDVERNNLLNLDKEAQTSYVNQVLGNDSENIIISATDYIKTYSEQIAPFVKGSFKALGTDGFGRSDSRANLRSFFEVDTNFIVYTTLAQLSINGKIDKKVAIDAMKKYEIDANKINPRNA
- a CDS encoding dihydrolipoyllysine-residue acetyltransferase codes for the protein MAKIYDIFIPDLGADKDVDLIDIMVKVGDIVEVEDGLITLETEKASMDVPTTHAGIIKEILVKVGDKVNSGDLIARVEAQDDSSADEQKEEIATPIKVEESKEEVVAVQTPTQFVKEQSIQSVVEEVRVPDLGADKDVDLIDVMVKVGDIVEADHGLITLETEKASMDVPAPFGGEIIELFVQVGQKINSGDLIAKMIKTVVIENKVPTPAFQTQTTPTKVEKIVNSTPTLQEVAAISIEKEDSKVLTKKATKVYASPSVRKIAREFGVDLGFVKGSGEKGRILKEDIKAYVKEQLNKPATASNIGFGFNLPESKEIDFSVFGKVERVELSRVQKVSGPFLHKNYLSMPHVTQFDEADITELEEFRKSQNSIAVDFKLSPLVFIIKAVTKALQIHPKFNASLSNDGQELIMKKYFNIGVAVDTPNGLLVPVIKDVDKKGFKDIAIELAELSQKARDGKLTSADMSGGCFTISSLGGIGGTYFTPIINAPEVAILGVSKSSIKPVFDGKEFKPKLILPLSLSYDHKVIDGADGARFTTTLSQLLSDIRLLSL